One genomic segment of Sander lucioperca isolate FBNREF2018 chromosome 10, SLUC_FBN_1.2, whole genome shotgun sequence includes these proteins:
- the si:ch211-261d7.6 gene encoding zinc finger protein 850 isoform X3 — protein MDEAAAATTREDRAESKPCNEDTTSENNVSPSAEDTVEDTADRVGVFCCRDCGEVFREEAAYLEHRHQHPQESVYLDNQLDGLHDAEKDNETANFCNLCSLSFVEPSEFHSHMEKSHGQTSQKESSIQIPSGITKQHTYECPDCGKCYCVIGHFLNHQRSHRQASKSLFHDLEHLKKKSFQCESCGRNYSRASALDAHRRCHEENLVKSQNRSSGNAFHTEEPTVEAKPSKNQTDDTPEKSFKCSCGKAFTALMRLKTHQRFSRNSQCSPEEMKEKPKKSCNEFYCSECKKAFNSHIALFNHQRWHANHSNDSAKRFPCEECGKVFMTLTFYYRHQRTAHSDETPAKSFLHQVCQLQKKAFECKDCGLKFSRASALHSHQLHHTDVFRETEKEAQMRTSLLPQQETLESERKETEQEEVDSENVLPTSMAEEDLHVNETDEDGDSYEPGDFNVQVISASESEDEPVQDQNPDLELLCESDQEVRDDGDAGVSPSSLVSKPEMDLKIVEIDFEQTDEQCALVAREAENKTTEERFDCPECYRWFSSASSLRVHRMWHGVRKRRQQTQVKPCSIACKDCGLKFTHWDVYKTHLHQHALEEEGEDAQTGANMSPAAKLDSERTDDGENRGDDTDGDADGCDMGTSLQTQTSGLTQGVEVAPASRKKKPRKGYACLDCGKVYTYLVSFRKHQQLHENKQSSKTTSPNLHEYQCPDCGMSFIRRARLLGHLRVHRSLQSKPPRCDQCNKNFSSIKSWLSHVDLHKQKPFWCLSCAKGYKDEVSLDKHLQTHNLTRTHTCNICHKSFYLSRHLRNHYNTHTGARPYQCTLCGKSFSHPGNLFAHRSRHFRKYAGSRGIPLGIKNSAIIAKKRVIQKKRLLLASVKEETKMDTNMQELPGKEKCVGKNDTRKPWNDAGSGDHTNSEESDCGEPLDHFKLSKPPGWTGSYPPAESKSESRREGQKLDERESKAANMYREHKYLEWECIECDMGFDEVGKLHLHYIKHATGELPIPQDDSEG, from the exons GGGTTGGGGTTTTCTGCTGTCGGGATTGTGGAGAAGTCTTCAGAGAGGAGGCAGCATACTTGGAGCATCGGCATCAGCACCCGCAAGAAAGCGTGTATTTAGACAACCAGTTAGATGGTTTACATGATGCAGAAAAGGACAATGAAACAGCTAATTTCTGTAATTTATGTTCACTATCATTTGTTGAACCAAGTGAGTTCCACTCACATATGGAGAAGAGCCATGGTCAAACCTCCCAAAAGGAGTCTAGTATTCAAATACCTTCTGGGATAACAAAGCAACACACCTATGAATGTCCAGACTGTGGGAAATGTTACTGTGTGATCGGACACTTTCTCAACCATCAGCGCTCACACCGACAAGCCTCCAAATCTCTTTTTCATGACCTTGAACATTTGAAAAAGAAGTCGTTTCAGTGCGAGTCTTGTGGGCGCAATTATTCCCGCGCTTCAGCTCTCGATGCACACCGTCGTTGTCATGAGGAAAATTTAGTAAAGTCACAAAACAGGAGTTCAGGAAATGCATTTCACACGGAGGAGCCAACAGTTGAAGCCAAGCCCAGTAAAAACCAGACAGATGATACTCCTGAAAAATCTTTTAAGTGTTCATGTGGTAAAGCTTTTACTGCTCTGATGCGCCTTAAAACACATCAACGATTTAGCCGCAACAGTCAGTGCTCTCcagaagaaatgaaagaaaaaccaAAGAAAAGCTGCAATGAGTTTTACTGTAGTGAGTGTAAAAAGGCTTTCAATAGCCATATTGCCCTCTTCAACCATCAGCGATGGCATGCTAATCATTCAAATGATTCTGCGAAAAGGTTCCCATGTGAGGAATGTGGAAAAGTATTTATGACTCTAACCTTTTACTACAGGCATCAGCGCACGGCGCACAGTGATGAGACCCCAGCAAAATCCTTTCTTCATCAAGTGTGTCAGCTACAGAAGAAGGCATTTGAATGTAAAGATTGTGGACTTAAATTTTCCAGGGCTTCAGCACTTCACTCCCATCAGCTTCATCACACGGATGTTTTTAGAGAAACAGAGAAGGAGGCTCAGATGCGTACCTCTCTGTTACCTCAACAGGAAACTTTGGAaagcgaaagaaaagagacggagcaggAAGAAGTGGACTCCGAGAATGTGCTTCCTACCAGTATGGCTGAAGAAGACTTGCATGTAAATGAGACTGATGAAGACGGGGACAGTTATGAACCCGGGGACTTTAATGTACAGGTGATCAGTGCAAGTGAATCTGAGGACGAGCCCGTCCAAGACCAGAATCCTGATCTTGAACTGCTGTGTGAATCGGATCAGGAAGTAAGAGATGATGGCGATGCCGGAGTTTCCCCCAGTAGCCTTGTTTCAAAACCAGAGATGGATTTGAAAATTGTAGAAATTGACTTTGAGCAAACTGACGAGCAGTGTGCACTGGTAGCGAGAGAAGCGGAGAATAAAACGACAGAGGAAAGATTTGATTGTCCAGAGTGTTACCGTTGGTTTTCTAGTGCTTCATCACTGCGCGTTCACAGAATGTGGCATGGCGTTCGTAAGCGAAGACAGCAGACTCAAG tCAAACCGTGCAGCATTGCATGTAAGGATTGTGGACTGAAGTTTACACACTGGGACGTCTACAAGACTCACCTGCATCAGCATGCCCTggaagaggagggggaagaTGCTCAGACGGGAGCCAACATGAGTCCAGCAGCAAAACTGGATTCTGAGAGAACAGACGATGGAGAAAACAGAGGTGACGACACGGATGGCGACGCAGACGGGTGCGACATGGGCACTTCATTGCAAACCCAAACGTCAGGCTTAACACAAGGTGTTGAAGTTGCCCCAGCTTCAAGGAAAAAGAAACCTAGGAAGGGTTATGCTTGCTTGGACTGTGGGAAGGTTTATACATACCTGGTTTCATTCAGaaaacaccaacagctgcatgaaaacaaacaatcatCTAAAACAACAAGTCCGAATTTGCATGAATATCAGTGTCCAGACTGCGGGATGTCATTTATCAGGCGAGCACGGCTACTTGGTCACCTGAGAGTTCACAGGTCACTTCAGTCAAAACCTCCCAGATGTGATCAGTGTAACAAAAACTTTAGTTCTATAAAGTCATGGCTGTCTCACGTCGATCTCCATAAACAGAAACCGTTTTGGTGTTTAAGTTGTGCCAAAGGCTATAAAGATGAAGTGTCACTAGATAAACACCTGCAGACTCACAACCTCACAAGAACACATACATGCAATATTTGCCACAAGAGCTTTTACTTGTCTAGACACCTCAGGAACCACTACAACACCCACACCGGAGCCAGACCTTACCAGTGCACATTGTGCGGGAAGAGCTTTTCCCATCCTGGAAATCTATTTGCACACCGCAGTAGGCATTTTAGAAAATATGCTGGGTCCCGTGGGATTCCTCTGGGGATCAAGAATTCTGCGATTATTGCAAAGAAGCGAGTGATTCAAAAAAAGAGACTTCTTCTCGCCAGTGTTAAAGAGGAGACAAAAATGGATACAAACATGCAAGAGCTGCCAGGAAAGGAAAAATGTGTGGGGAAAAATGATACTCGCAAGCCATGGAATGATGCTGGGTCTGGGGATCACACAAACTCTGAAGAGTCTGATTGTGGAGAGCCTTTGGATCATTTCAAGCTTTCCAAACCACCCGGCTGGACTGGATCTTATCCCCCTGCTGAGTCGAAATCAGAAAGCAGACGAGAAGGACAGAAGCTAGACGAGAGGGAGTCAAAGGCAGCAAACATGTACAGAGAGCATAAGTATTTGGAATGGGAGTGTATTGAATGTGATATGGGCTTTGATGAAGTAGGAAAGCTGCATTTGCATTACATAAAACATGCTACTGGGGAGCTGCCGATACCACAGGATGATTCTGAGGGTTGA
- the si:ch211-261d7.6 gene encoding zinc finger protein 729 isoform X1 codes for MDEAAAATTREDRAESKPCNEDTTSENNVSPSAEDTVEDTADRVGVFCCRDCGEVFREEAAYLEHRHQHPQESVYLDNQLDGLHDAEKDNETANFCNLCSLSFVEPSEFHSHMEKSHGQTSQKESSIQIPSGITKQHTYECPDCGKCYCVIGHFLNHQRSHRQASKSLFHDLEHLKKKSFQCESCGRNYSRASALDAHRRCHEENLVKSQNRSSGNAFHTEEPTVEAKPSKNQTDDTPEKSFKCSCGKAFTALMRLKTHQRFSRNSQCSPEEMKEKPKKSCNEFYCSECKKAFNSHIALFNHQRWHANHSNDSAKRFPCEECGKVFMTLTFYYRHQRTAHSDETPAKSFLHQVCQLQKKAFECKDCGLKFSRASALHSHQLHHTDVFRETEKEAQMRTSLLPQQETLESERKETEQEEVDSENVLPTSMAEEDLHVNETDEDGDSYEPGDFNVQVISASESEDEPVQDQNPDLELLCESDQEVRDDGDAGVSPSSLVSKPEMDLKIVEIDFEQTDEQCALVAREAENKTTEERFDCPECYRWFSSASSLRVHRMWHGVRKRRQQTQGQSVAVLTCDTCGHEASSYAAHCSHIHQHKKQNTSADDEAEGLEKKNLACNECGKCFSRLSALVSHQLHHPKRKQFQCPDCMMSYLHAASLFNHMKNCSAQKKENISVTKKEYNPNKTLLGPKIYHCEQCGKGFWSLGAYSHHKQSQSRCTDLRLRKGVTGSLHSVNGHPRSKVACPVCGRKFRHKRIMALHMRKHENGNHKCELCNRSFRLFSSLLRHQVVHNDQLLPPPIKSFQHQVEQLKKNTYSCPDCGKLFSRAKALQFHMKSHGYETGHSPSSPRSPVTLEDRQCATCLAHFNNKASLRAHQKLCIKRENQVVDFKTEPSENYDILTLHKDSLEVTQESSEQITVHTEVKNEMDNGEPKMEIQTDEGNLENPSTTNLKYKCKKCDRSFSVVGALNFHKRIHADGYKSVPKAKLAMSVMLKKPKQEDPSKGQFHCLECGRRFMSNSALGSHKRWHKEKKFSRALLKDDDLKSASHKTEGGPFQCHKCCKQFFNHCVLQRHQMFNPQCRTKTEPEPDSLKSVESNSTLENDEFSCPECNKTFEQGSLLAAHYDSEHSNSVEAADHQGDGLALVDQVPEQVDVNLNGSESMSTTLKPKAHQCPLCPMTFAKARGLRAHKWQAHSKRTKRKNKILLRLKMESIASSSEVKQTEDNTTVKNSPVGRGKKKIRSDPPLVKFVLCLECGKQCSSTRALLDHKKVCVEIKHESKQEVQSPATMAEVSPPLSRLSEHTAKCLFKCDKCGKAFQTEEQLGTHKTKAKSRPYCCALCCHGFWTENQLQQHLTWHDEVRCRLPNEVRYRLSAAMPSKPLKPNIPSADMRGTSFPSCTLNPDSQSQSSHKCQHCGKAFLSPTALQKHETQHCNNDSYHCSICPRTFSEIQDLIDHHQECIGDYKRHSDAPAAVSSGDTNGLTCLECGTTFCQETDLHQHYIEHASRVY; via the coding sequence GGGTTGGGGTTTTCTGCTGTCGGGATTGTGGAGAAGTCTTCAGAGAGGAGGCAGCATACTTGGAGCATCGGCATCAGCACCCGCAAGAAAGCGTGTATTTAGACAACCAGTTAGATGGTTTACATGATGCAGAAAAGGACAATGAAACAGCTAATTTCTGTAATTTATGTTCACTATCATTTGTTGAACCAAGTGAGTTCCACTCACATATGGAGAAGAGCCATGGTCAAACCTCCCAAAAGGAGTCTAGTATTCAAATACCTTCTGGGATAACAAAGCAACACACCTATGAATGTCCAGACTGTGGGAAATGTTACTGTGTGATCGGACACTTTCTCAACCATCAGCGCTCACACCGACAAGCCTCCAAATCTCTTTTTCATGACCTTGAACATTTGAAAAAGAAGTCGTTTCAGTGCGAGTCTTGTGGGCGCAATTATTCCCGCGCTTCAGCTCTCGATGCACACCGTCGTTGTCATGAGGAAAATTTAGTAAAGTCACAAAACAGGAGTTCAGGAAATGCATTTCACACGGAGGAGCCAACAGTTGAAGCCAAGCCCAGTAAAAACCAGACAGATGATACTCCTGAAAAATCTTTTAAGTGTTCATGTGGTAAAGCTTTTACTGCTCTGATGCGCCTTAAAACACATCAACGATTTAGCCGCAACAGTCAGTGCTCTCcagaagaaatgaaagaaaaaccaAAGAAAAGCTGCAATGAGTTTTACTGTAGTGAGTGTAAAAAGGCTTTCAATAGCCATATTGCCCTCTTCAACCATCAGCGATGGCATGCTAATCATTCAAATGATTCTGCGAAAAGGTTCCCATGTGAGGAATGTGGAAAAGTATTTATGACTCTAACCTTTTACTACAGGCATCAGCGCACGGCGCACAGTGATGAGACCCCAGCAAAATCCTTTCTTCATCAAGTGTGTCAGCTACAGAAGAAGGCATTTGAATGTAAAGATTGTGGACTTAAATTTTCCAGGGCTTCAGCACTTCACTCCCATCAGCTTCATCACACGGATGTTTTTAGAGAAACAGAGAAGGAGGCTCAGATGCGTACCTCTCTGTTACCTCAACAGGAAACTTTGGAaagcgaaagaaaagagacggagcaggAAGAAGTGGACTCCGAGAATGTGCTTCCTACCAGTATGGCTGAAGAAGACTTGCATGTAAATGAGACTGATGAAGACGGGGACAGTTATGAACCCGGGGACTTTAATGTACAGGTGATCAGTGCAAGTGAATCTGAGGACGAGCCCGTCCAAGACCAGAATCCTGATCTTGAACTGCTGTGTGAATCGGATCAGGAAGTAAGAGATGATGGCGATGCCGGAGTTTCCCCCAGTAGCCTTGTTTCAAAACCAGAGATGGATTTGAAAATTGTAGAAATTGACTTTGAGCAAACTGACGAGCAGTGTGCACTGGTAGCGAGAGAAGCGGAGAATAAAACGACAGAGGAAAGATTTGATTGTCCAGAGTGTTACCGTTGGTTTTCTAGTGCTTCATCACTGCGCGTTCACAGAATGTGGCATGGCGTTCGTAAGCGAAGACAGCAGACTCAAGGTCAGTCAGTGGCAGTTCTTACATGTGACACATGTGGCCATGAAGCCAGTAGCTATGCAGCACACTGCAGTCACATTCATCAACACAAGAAGCAAAACACAAGTGCTGATGATGAGGCAGAGGGATTAGAGAAGAAAAATCTGGCATGCAATGAGTGTGGTAAATGCTTCTCACGTTTGTCTGCTTTAGTCTCTCATCAGCTGCACCATCCCAAAAGAAAACAGTTTCAATGTCCAGATTGCATGATGTCTTATTTGCATGCAGCAAGCCTGTTTAACCATATGAAAAACTGCTCCGCACAAAAAAAGGAGAACATTTCAGTCACTAAGAAAGAATACAATCCAAACAAAACCCTTCTCGGCCCAAAGATTTATCATTGTGAACAATGCGGGAAGGGTTTTTGGTCTCTAGGAGCTTACTCCCACCACAAGCAAAGTCAGTCTCGGTGTACAGATTTGAGGCTAAGAAAAGGTGTCACAGGATCTTTGCACTCCGTTAATGGACACCCACGCTCCAAGGTTGCATGTCCAGTGTGTGGTAGAAAGTTCCGTCACAAGCGCATTATGGCATTGCACATGCGAAAACATGAAAATGGAAATCACAAATGTGAACTCTGCAACAGGTCGTTCCGCCTTTTCTCCAGCCTTCTGAGACACCAGGTTGTGCATAATGACCAGTTACTCCCACCGCCCATTAAGTCTTTTCAGCATCAGGTAGAACAGTTGAAAAAGAACACATACAGCTGTCCTGACTGCGGGAAGCTGTTTTCACGGGCCAAAGCACTTCAGTTTCACATGAAAAGCCATGGGTACGAGACTGGGCACTCGCCATCATCGCCAAGATCTCCTGTCACGCTGGAGGATCGGCAGTGTGCAACATGCCTTGCACATTTCAACAACAAGGCCTCTTTGAGGGCTCATCAAAAACTTTGCATTAAGAGAGAAAATCAAGTAGTTGATTTTAAGACAGAACCGTCAGAAAACTATGATATTCTAACATTGCACAAGGATAGTTTGGAGGTCACACAGGAAAGCTCTGAGCAAATAACGGTACATACTGAAGTAAAGAACGAAATGGACAATGGGGAGCCAAAGATGGAAATTCAAACAGATGAAGGCAATTTAGAAAACCCAAGTACAACCAATTTGAAATACAAGTGCAAAAAGTGTGACCGAAGCTTTTCAGTAGTTGGGGCTTTGAATTTTCATAAAAGAATTCATGCTGATGGTTACAAATCTGTACCAAAAGCAAAACTGGCCATGTCTGTAATGCTTAAAAAACCTAAACAGGAAGATCCAAGTAAAGGACAATTTCACTGCTTAGAATGTGGGAGGCGATTTATGTCCAACTCGGCCCTCGGCTCCCACAAAAGATGgcacaaagaaaagaaattttCACGGGCCTTGCTAAAAGATGATGATTTGAAATCTGCGAGCCACAAGACAGAGGGTGGACCTTTTCAGTGCCACAAATGTTGCAAACAGttttttaaccattgtgttctCCAGCGCCATCAGATGTTTAATCCTCAGTGTCGAACCAAAACTGAGCCAGAGCCTGATTCACTCAAAAGTGTCGAAAGCAACAGCACACTGGAAAATGATGAGTTTTCATGTCCAGAATGTAACAAAACGTTTGAGCAAGGTTCACTTCTAGCTGCCCACTATGACAGTGAGCACAGTAACTCTGTTGAAGCTGCAGATCATCAAGGAGACGGGCTCGCCTTGGTTGACCAAGTCCCAGAACAAGTTGATGTCAACTTGAATGGGAGTGAGTCCATGTCAACCACACTGAAGCCAAAGGCTCACCAGTGTCCCCTCTGTCCTATGACCTTTGCTAAAGCAAGAGGTCTGCGAGCCCACAAATGGCAGGCCCACTCGAAGAGGACAAAGCGTAAAAATAAGATTCTTTTGAGGTTAAAAATGGAGTCCATTGCCTCAAGCAGTGAAGTCAAACAGACCGAAGACAACACTACAGTGAAAAATAGCCCTGTTGgcagaggaaagaagaaaatcAGATCTGACCCTCCACTTGTGAAATTTGTCTTGTGCCTTGAGTGTGGGAAGCAGTGCAGTTCTACGCGCGCCCTCCTTGACCATAAGAAAGTGTGCGTGGAGATCAAGCACGAGTCTAAACAGGAGGTCCAATCTCCTGCAACCATGGCTGAGGTTTCCCCACCTCTTAGCCGTCTGTCAGAGCATACAGCCAAATGCCTCTTCAAGTGTGAtaagtgtggtaaagctttCCAAACAGAGGAACAATTGGGAACCCATAAGACCAAGGCAAAGAGCCGGCCTTACTGCTGCGCTCTGTGCTGCCACGGCTTTTGGACTGAGAATCAGCTGCAACAACACCTCACCTGGCACGATGAAGTCcgctgtcgtctccccaacgagGTTCGCTATAGGCTCAGCGCTGCTATGCCCTCAAAGCCTCTCAAACCTAATATCCCCTCTGCTGACATGAGAGGGACGTCCTTTCCATCCTGTACACTTAACCCAGACAGCCAGTCACAAAGTAGCCATAAGTGCCAACATTGTGGCAAAGCCTTTCTTTCACCAACTGCATTACAAAAACACGAAACTCAGCACTGCAACAATGACTCGTACCATTGCTCTATTTGCCCCAGGACCTTTAGTGAAATACAGGACCTTATCGATCATCACCAGGAATGTATCGGTGATTACAAAAGGCACAGTGATGCCCCCGCTGCGGTCTCATCAGGAGATACTAATGGCCTTACTTGCCTTGAATGTGGAACTACTTTTTGTCAAGAAACCGATTTGCACCAGCACTATATTGAACATGCCAGTAGAGTGTATTAG